One Hippoglossus hippoglossus isolate fHipHip1 chromosome 13, fHipHip1.pri, whole genome shotgun sequence genomic window carries:
- the LOC117772408 gene encoding RIMS-binding protein 2 translates to MSTSFKEDYWSFRLAELPEIRIRVRSGLLSTAAICLPSGQSSAPAAVLMETRLELDVLIYPNEVRIATPEDLWEWELETASQVSIPTVRLFVALYPYNPAAMSPNYETAAEELPFVPGQIIKVFGDKDRDGFYDGESGGLSGYVPSNMVSEIPVDDEYLKHLLMQQGFLPVDHTGFSPTSDMSDVSSVSDELVVRRMVALFDYDPWESSPNVDSEDELGFRSGDIIYVLGDMDQDGFYFGDLHGRRGLVPSNFLQPFPWD, encoded by the exons ATGTCCACTTCCTTCAAAGAGGATTACTGGTCCTTCCGCTTAGCTGAGTTACCTGAAATTAGGATAAGAGTAAGGAGCGGTCTTCTGTCTACAGCAGCCATCTGTCTGCCAAGTGGACAGTCGAGCGCTCCCGCTGCTGTCTTAATGGAGACGAGGCTGGAGCTGGACGTTTTGATTTACCCCAACGAAGTGAGGATCGCCACTCCGGAGGATCTCTGGGAATGGGAGTTGGAGACTGCGAGCCAGGTGTCCATACCCACCGTGCGACTCTTTGTGGCACTTTACCCCTACAACCCTGCTGCCATGTCTCCCAACTATGAGAcggctgcagaggagctgcctTTTGTACCAGGACAGATaatcaag GTGTTTGGAGACAAAGACCGTGATGGTTTCTATGACGGGGAGTCTGGTGGTCTCTCCGGTTATGTGCCAAGTAACATGGTGTCTGAGATCCCGGTGGATGATGAGTACCTGAAGCATCTACTCATGCAGCAGGGCTTCCTCCCTGTGGACCACACAG GTTTCTCTCCAACATCAGATATGAGCGATGTTTCCAGTGTCAGTGACGAATTGGTTGTTCGACGAATGGTGGCCTTATTTGATTATGATCCCTGGGAGAGTTCACCCAACGTGGACAGTGAA GATGAACTTGGCTTTCGTTCAGGAGACATTATTTATGTGTTAGGTGACATGGATCAagatgggttttatttt GGGGATCTGCACGGACGACGAGGTTTGGTTCCATCAAACTTCCTGCAGCCGTTTCCGTGGGATTAA
- the ca4b gene encoding carbonic anhydrase 4b, producing MLLVTVLFLLASFLKIVSGSDWCYQSQVTCNHTCAGPETWGLVSRHCSGRSQSPVNIVTRRALPDERLTSLHLTGYQETFHSHFINTGHSVKLDLPWSIRIKEGNLPGTYKAIQLHLHWGKDGGPGSEHLIDGEQFPMEMHIVHIKEKYDSLSEAATDRTGVAALGFFFQESEFANKKFDPIIRALKYIQQHSKSQNSTTLREVSLDMFTPPQKNMTKYFRYEGSLTTPGCAEAVVWTVFEDTIPLSRKQLAAFSQLQFSDGKQMVRTFRSVQPLNERQVYYSRGHVAAVSTVLLMLAALVPSALSLHTTA from the exons ATGCTGCTCgtaactgttttatttttgcttgcATCTTTCCTGAAGATTGTCTCAGGCTCAG ATTGGTGCTACCAGTCCCAAGTCACATGCAATCACACCTGTGCAG GTCCAGAGACATGGGGACTGGTGTCTCGGCATTGCAGCGGCAGATCTCAGTCTCCTGTTAACATCGTGACGAGGAGAGCACTTCCAGATGAACGCCTCACTTCTCTTCACCTCACGGGCTATCAAGAGACTTTTCATAGCCACTTCATAAACACCGGTCACTCTG TTAAACTGGACCTGCCCTGGAGTATAAGGATCAAGGAAGGAAATCTGCCTGGGACGTACAAGGCGATTCAACTTCACCTGCATTGGGGCAAAGATGGAGGGCCGGGTTCTGAACACTTAATCGATGGAGAACAATTCCCAATGGAG ATGCATATTgttcacataaaagaaaaatatgactCCTTATCCGAGGCCGCCACAGACCGCACAGGTGTGGCTGCTCTTGGATTCTTCTTtcag GAGTCTGAATTTGCAAATAAGAAATTTGACCCCATTATAAGGGCTCTGAAATACATCCAACAACACAGTAAGTCTC AAAACAGCACTACACTGAGGGAAGTGTCGCTGGACATGTTCACTCCGCCGCAGAAAAACATGACCAAGTACTTTCGCTATGAAGGTTCCCTCACTACACCGGGCTGTGCTGAAGCTGTCGTCTGGACTGTGTTTGAAGACACTATTCCTCTGAGCAGGAAACAG CTCGCTGCTTTCTCCCAGCTCCAGTTCTCTGACGGAAAGCAAATGGTCAGAACCTTCAGATCAGTGCAGCCCTTGAATGAGAGGCAGGTGTATTACTCCAGAGGCCACGTGGCAGCAGTGAGCACTGTGTTACTCATGCTGGCAGCGCTGGTGCCCAGTGCACTCTCCCTGCACACCACAGCGTGA